In Sphaeramia orbicularis chromosome 14, fSphaOr1.1, whole genome shotgun sequence, the following are encoded in one genomic region:
- the picalma gene encoding phosphatidylinositol binding clathrin assembly protein a isoform X25, which yields MSGQSITDRITAAQHSVTGSAISKTVCKATTHEVMGPKKKHLDYLIQCTNEMNVNIPQLADTLFERTTNTSWVVVFKSLTTTHHLMVYGNERFIQYLASRNTLFNLSNFLDKSGLQGYDMSTFIRRYSRYLNEKAVSYRQVAFDFTKVKRGSDGVMRTMNTEKLLKTIPIIQNQMDVLLDFNVNANELTNGVINAAFMLLFKDAIRLFAAYNEGIINLLEKYFDMKKVQCKEGLDIYKKFLTRMTRISEFLKVAEQVGIDRGDIPDLSQAPSSLLDALEQHLASLEGKKVKDSTAASRASTLSNAVSSLANTGISFTKVDEREKQAALEEEQARLKALKEQRLKELQKNPAMATTDSSPVSTVGGTINSNPAIDLFSTPSSNNGTSKAANDLLDLQPAFQQPLPLSTANTWGDPFTSAAEAAEDSIPNSNPFLTLPVVDAVHLSTASSDTGSLSSRTPSHEVFDHYNPFFDSSSSLASDLDTTEHFITDSFCGPNPYTTTPLFQSEPPAVAGLFRGFTASPTPQQPQNSRGLNVDFDSVFGNNTNANNLDSTGGILKPTVASSPNQGLTPNGQQPNKLVSNDLDSSLANLVGNLGIGNGTAKNDLHWSQPGEKKLTGGTNWQPKTAPSTTWNPATMAPSVMAFPATTPTGMMAYAMPPHMGSMMMSTQPTMMYTQPVMRPANPFGPAPGAQMQFM from the exons ACTTGATTCAGTGCACAAATGAGATGAATGTGAACATCCCTCAGCTGGCTGACACACTGTTTGAGAGGACCACCAACACCAGCTGGGTGGTTGTCTTCAAGTCCCTCACCACCACACACCACCTGATGGTCTATGGCAATGAG AGATTTATACAATATCTGGCTTCAAGGAACACACTATTCAACCTCAGCAATTTTTTGGACAAAAGTGGCCTACAAG GCTATGATATGTCAACGTTCATCAGGCGGTATAGCCGTTACCTGAATGAGAAGGCTGTGTCCTACAGACAAGTTGCTTTTGACTTCACTAAAGTGAAAAGAGG GTCTGATGGTGTGATGAGGACCATGAACACAGAGAAGCTCCTCAAGACCATCCCTATTATCCAAAATCAGATGGATGTGCTACTTGATTTCAAT GTCAATGCCAATGAACTAACAAACGGTGTGATCAACGCAGCCTTCATGCTTCTGTTCAAAGATGCGATCCGACTGTTTGCAGCCTACAATGAGGGCATAATCAACCTGCTGG AAAAATACTTTGACATGAAGAAAGTCCAGTGCAAAGAAGGTCTTGACATCTATAAGAAATTCCTCACACGGATGACAAGAATCTCAGAGTTTCTCAAAGTTGCAGAG CAAGTGGGAATTGATCGAGGAGACATCCCAGATCTGTCTCAG GCCCCCAGCAGCCTGCTGGATGCCCTGGAGCAGCACTTGGCCTCTTTAGAAGGAAAGAAAGTGAAAGACTCGACAGCAGCCAGCAG GGCCAGCACCCTCTCCAACGCTGTCTCCTCTCTGGCCAACACCGGCATATCCTTCACCAAAGTGGACGAGAGGGAAAAACAGGCAGCCCTGGAGGAAGAGCAGGCTCGCCTAAAAGCTCTAAAA GAGCAGCGTCTGAAAGAACTCCAGAAGAATCCTGCCATGGCGACCACAGACTCCTCCCCTGTCTCTACGGTGGGTGGGACCATCAACTCAAATCCTGCCATCGACCTCTTCTCCACCCCTAGCTCCAATAACGG CACCTCCAAGGCAGCCAATGACCTGCTGGACCTGCAGCCAGCCTTCCAGCAGCCACTGCCTCTCTCCACAGCCAACACATGGGGAG ATCCTTTCACCTCTGCTGCAGAAGCTGCCGAGGACTCCATTCCAAACTCAAACCCTTTCCTCACACTACCTGTTGTCGACGCCGTCCACCTGTCCACGGCATCCTCTGACACTGGCAGTCTGTCCTCTAGGACACCTAGCCATGAAGTGTTCG ATCATTACAATCCCTTTTTTGATTCAAGCTCTTCCCTGGCATCTGATCTTGATACCACCGAGCATTTTATCACAG ACTCCTTCTGTGGGCCAAACCCTTACACCACCACTCCTCTCTTCCAATCTGAGCCCCCTGCTGTAGCTGGTCTATTCAGAG GGTTTACAGCCTCCCCAACGCCCCAGCAGCCACAGAACTCTCGAGGCCTTAATGTCGACTTTGACTCTGTATTTGGCAACAACACCAACGCCAACAACCTGGATTCTACAG gtggCATCCTGAAACCTACAGTGGCATCTTCACCCAATCAGGGCTTGACCCCCAACGGCCAGCAGCCCAACAAGCTGGTGTCCAATGACCTGGACTCCTCACTGGCCAATCTTGTAGGCA ATCTGGGAATTGGCAACGGCACAGCAAAGAA TGATCTTCACTGGAGTCAGCCCGGTGAGAAGAAGCTCACGGGTGGCACCAACTGGCAACCCAAAACGGCTCCTTCCACCACTTGGAACCCGGCAACCATG GCACCATCTGTCATGGCCTTCCCTGCAACCACACCGACAGGCATGATGGCATATGCGATG CCCCCACATATGGGCTCTATGATGATGTCGACACAGCCCACTATGATGTACACCCAGCCTGTGATGAGGCCGGCCAACCCCTTTGGTCCCGCCCCCGGTGCACAG
- the picalma gene encoding phosphatidylinositol binding clathrin assembly protein a isoform X15 — protein MSGQSITDRITAAQHSVTGSAISKTVCKATTHEVMGPKKKHLDYLIQCTNEMNVNIPQLADTLFERTTNTSWVVVFKSLTTTHHLMVYGNERFIQYLASRNTLFNLSNFLDKSGLQGYDMSTFIRRYSRYLNEKAVSYRQVAFDFTKVKRGSDGVMRTMNTEKLLKTIPIIQNQMDVLLDFNVNANELTNGVINAAFMLLFKDAIRLFAAYNEGIINLLEKYFDMKKVQCKEGLDIYKKFLTRMTRISEFLKVAEQVGIDRGDIPDLSQAPSSLLDALEQHLASLEGKKVKDSTAASRASTLSNAVSSLANTGISFTKVDEREKQAALEEEQARLKALKEQRLKELQKNPAMATTDSSPVSTVGGTINSNPAIDLFSTPSSNNGTSKAANDLLDLQPAFQQPLPLSTANTWGGFTASPTPQQPQNSRGLNVDFDSVFGNNTNANNLDSTDILGGILKPTVASSPNQGLTPNGQQPNKLVSNDLDSSLANLVGNLGIGNGTAKNDLHWSQPGEKKLTGGTNWQPKTAPSTTWNPATMNSMNFPQYAPSVMAFPATTPTGMMAYAMPPHMGSMMMSTQPTMMYTQPVMRPANPFGPAPGAQMQFM, from the exons ACTTGATTCAGTGCACAAATGAGATGAATGTGAACATCCCTCAGCTGGCTGACACACTGTTTGAGAGGACCACCAACACCAGCTGGGTGGTTGTCTTCAAGTCCCTCACCACCACACACCACCTGATGGTCTATGGCAATGAG AGATTTATACAATATCTGGCTTCAAGGAACACACTATTCAACCTCAGCAATTTTTTGGACAAAAGTGGCCTACAAG GCTATGATATGTCAACGTTCATCAGGCGGTATAGCCGTTACCTGAATGAGAAGGCTGTGTCCTACAGACAAGTTGCTTTTGACTTCACTAAAGTGAAAAGAGG GTCTGATGGTGTGATGAGGACCATGAACACAGAGAAGCTCCTCAAGACCATCCCTATTATCCAAAATCAGATGGATGTGCTACTTGATTTCAAT GTCAATGCCAATGAACTAACAAACGGTGTGATCAACGCAGCCTTCATGCTTCTGTTCAAAGATGCGATCCGACTGTTTGCAGCCTACAATGAGGGCATAATCAACCTGCTGG AAAAATACTTTGACATGAAGAAAGTCCAGTGCAAAGAAGGTCTTGACATCTATAAGAAATTCCTCACACGGATGACAAGAATCTCAGAGTTTCTCAAAGTTGCAGAG CAAGTGGGAATTGATCGAGGAGACATCCCAGATCTGTCTCAG GCCCCCAGCAGCCTGCTGGATGCCCTGGAGCAGCACTTGGCCTCTTTAGAAGGAAAGAAAGTGAAAGACTCGACAGCAGCCAGCAG GGCCAGCACCCTCTCCAACGCTGTCTCCTCTCTGGCCAACACCGGCATATCCTTCACCAAAGTGGACGAGAGGGAAAAACAGGCAGCCCTGGAGGAAGAGCAGGCTCGCCTAAAAGCTCTAAAA GAGCAGCGTCTGAAAGAACTCCAGAAGAATCCTGCCATGGCGACCACAGACTCCTCCCCTGTCTCTACGGTGGGTGGGACCATCAACTCAAATCCTGCCATCGACCTCTTCTCCACCCCTAGCTCCAATAACGG CACCTCCAAGGCAGCCAATGACCTGCTGGACCTGCAGCCAGCCTTCCAGCAGCCACTGCCTCTCTCCACAGCCAACACATGGGGAG GGTTTACAGCCTCCCCAACGCCCCAGCAGCCACAGAACTCTCGAGGCCTTAATGTCGACTTTGACTCTGTATTTGGCAACAACACCAACGCCAACAACCTGGATTCTACAG acattttaggtggCATCCTGAAACCTACAGTGGCATCTTCACCCAATCAGGGCTTGACCCCCAACGGCCAGCAGCCCAACAAGCTGGTGTCCAATGACCTGGACTCCTCACTGGCCAATCTTGTAGGCA ATCTGGGAATTGGCAACGGCACAGCAAAGAA TGATCTTCACTGGAGTCAGCCCGGTGAGAAGAAGCTCACGGGTGGCACCAACTGGCAACCCAAAACGGCTCCTTCCACCACTTGGAACCCGGCAACCATG AACAGCATGAATTTCCCACAATAC GCACCATCTGTCATGGCCTTCCCTGCAACCACACCGACAGGCATGATGGCATATGCGATG CCCCCACATATGGGCTCTATGATGATGTCGACACAGCCCACTATGATGTACACCCAGCCTGTGATGAGGCCGGCCAACCCCTTTGGTCCCGCCCCCGGTGCACAG
- the picalma gene encoding phosphatidylinositol binding clathrin assembly protein a isoform X1, with protein MSGQSITDRITAAQHSVTGSAISKTVCKATTHEVMGPKKKHLDYLIQCTNEMNVNIPQLADTLFERTTNTSWVVVFKSLTTTHHLMVYGNERFIQYLASRNTLFNLSNFLDKSGLQGYDMSTFIRRYSRYLNEKAVSYRQVAFDFTKVKRGSDGVMRTMNTEKLLKTIPIIQNQMDVLLDFNVNANELTNGVINAAFMLLFKDAIRLFAAYNEGIINLLEKYFDMKKVQCKEGLDIYKKFLTRMTRISEFLKVAEQVGIDRGDIPDLSQFTVCAPSSLLDALEQHLASLEGKKVKDSTAASRASTLSNAVSSLANTGISFTKVDEREKQAALEEEQARLKALKEQRLKELQKNPAMATTDSSPVSTVGGTINSNPAIDLFSTPSSNNGTSKAANDLLDLQPAFQQPLPLSTANTWGDPFTSAAEAAEDSIPNSNPFLTLPVVDAVHLSTASSDTGSLSSRTPSHEVFDHYNPFFDSSSSLASDLDTTEHFITDSFCGPNPYTTTPLFQSEPPAVAGLFRGFTASPTPQQPQNSRGLNVDFDSVFGNNTNANNLDSTDILGGILKPTVASSPNQGLTPNGQQPNKLVSNDLDSSLANLVGNLGIGNGTAKNDLHWSQPGEKKLTGGTNWQPKTAPSTTWNPATMNSMNFPQYAPSVMAFPATTPTGMMAYAMPPHMGSMMMSTQPTMMYTQPVMRPANPFGPAPGAQMQFM; from the exons ACTTGATTCAGTGCACAAATGAGATGAATGTGAACATCCCTCAGCTGGCTGACACACTGTTTGAGAGGACCACCAACACCAGCTGGGTGGTTGTCTTCAAGTCCCTCACCACCACACACCACCTGATGGTCTATGGCAATGAG AGATTTATACAATATCTGGCTTCAAGGAACACACTATTCAACCTCAGCAATTTTTTGGACAAAAGTGGCCTACAAG GCTATGATATGTCAACGTTCATCAGGCGGTATAGCCGTTACCTGAATGAGAAGGCTGTGTCCTACAGACAAGTTGCTTTTGACTTCACTAAAGTGAAAAGAGG GTCTGATGGTGTGATGAGGACCATGAACACAGAGAAGCTCCTCAAGACCATCCCTATTATCCAAAATCAGATGGATGTGCTACTTGATTTCAAT GTCAATGCCAATGAACTAACAAACGGTGTGATCAACGCAGCCTTCATGCTTCTGTTCAAAGATGCGATCCGACTGTTTGCAGCCTACAATGAGGGCATAATCAACCTGCTGG AAAAATACTTTGACATGAAGAAAGTCCAGTGCAAAGAAGGTCTTGACATCTATAAGAAATTCCTCACACGGATGACAAGAATCTCAGAGTTTCTCAAAGTTGCAGAG CAAGTGGGAATTGATCGAGGAGACATCCCAGATCTGTCTCAG TTTACGGTGTGT GCCCCCAGCAGCCTGCTGGATGCCCTGGAGCAGCACTTGGCCTCTTTAGAAGGAAAGAAAGTGAAAGACTCGACAGCAGCCAGCAG GGCCAGCACCCTCTCCAACGCTGTCTCCTCTCTGGCCAACACCGGCATATCCTTCACCAAAGTGGACGAGAGGGAAAAACAGGCAGCCCTGGAGGAAGAGCAGGCTCGCCTAAAAGCTCTAAAA GAGCAGCGTCTGAAAGAACTCCAGAAGAATCCTGCCATGGCGACCACAGACTCCTCCCCTGTCTCTACGGTGGGTGGGACCATCAACTCAAATCCTGCCATCGACCTCTTCTCCACCCCTAGCTCCAATAACGG CACCTCCAAGGCAGCCAATGACCTGCTGGACCTGCAGCCAGCCTTCCAGCAGCCACTGCCTCTCTCCACAGCCAACACATGGGGAG ATCCTTTCACCTCTGCTGCAGAAGCTGCCGAGGACTCCATTCCAAACTCAAACCCTTTCCTCACACTACCTGTTGTCGACGCCGTCCACCTGTCCACGGCATCCTCTGACACTGGCAGTCTGTCCTCTAGGACACCTAGCCATGAAGTGTTCG ATCATTACAATCCCTTTTTTGATTCAAGCTCTTCCCTGGCATCTGATCTTGATACCACCGAGCATTTTATCACAG ACTCCTTCTGTGGGCCAAACCCTTACACCACCACTCCTCTCTTCCAATCTGAGCCCCCTGCTGTAGCTGGTCTATTCAGAG GGTTTACAGCCTCCCCAACGCCCCAGCAGCCACAGAACTCTCGAGGCCTTAATGTCGACTTTGACTCTGTATTTGGCAACAACACCAACGCCAACAACCTGGATTCTACAG acattttaggtggCATCCTGAAACCTACAGTGGCATCTTCACCCAATCAGGGCTTGACCCCCAACGGCCAGCAGCCCAACAAGCTGGTGTCCAATGACCTGGACTCCTCACTGGCCAATCTTGTAGGCA ATCTGGGAATTGGCAACGGCACAGCAAAGAA TGATCTTCACTGGAGTCAGCCCGGTGAGAAGAAGCTCACGGGTGGCACCAACTGGCAACCCAAAACGGCTCCTTCCACCACTTGGAACCCGGCAACCATG AACAGCATGAATTTCCCACAATAC GCACCATCTGTCATGGCCTTCCCTGCAACCACACCGACAGGCATGATGGCATATGCGATG CCCCCACATATGGGCTCTATGATGATGTCGACACAGCCCACTATGATGTACACCCAGCCTGTGATGAGGCCGGCCAACCCCTTTGGTCCCGCCCCCGGTGCACAG
- the picalma gene encoding phosphatidylinositol binding clathrin assembly protein a isoform X19 → MSGQSITDRITAAQHSVTGSAISKTVCKATTHEVMGPKKKHLDYLIQCTNEMNVNIPQLADTLFERTTNTSWVVVFKSLTTTHHLMVYGNERFIQYLASRNTLFNLSNFLDKSGLQGYDMSTFIRRYSRYLNEKAVSYRQVAFDFTKVKRGSDGVMRTMNTEKLLKTIPIIQNQMDVLLDFNVNANELTNGVINAAFMLLFKDAIRLFAAYNEGIINLLEKYFDMKKVQCKEGLDIYKKFLTRMTRISEFLKVAEQVGIDRGDIPDLSQAPSSLLDALEQHLASLEGKKVKDSTAASRASTLSNAVSSLANTGISFTKVDEREKQAALEEEQARLKALKEQRLKELQKNPAMATTDSSPVSTVGGTINSNPAIDLFSTPSSNNGTSKAANDLLDLQPAFQQPLPLSTANTWGGFTASPTPQQPQNSRGLNVDFDSVFGNNTNANNLDSTVASSPNQGLTPNGQQPNKLVSNDLDSSLANLVGNLGIGNGTAKNDLHWSQPGEKKLTGGTNWQPKTAPSTTWNPATMAPSVMAFPATTPTGMMAYAMPPHMGSMMMSTQPTMMYTQPVMRPANPFGPAPGAQMQFM, encoded by the exons ACTTGATTCAGTGCACAAATGAGATGAATGTGAACATCCCTCAGCTGGCTGACACACTGTTTGAGAGGACCACCAACACCAGCTGGGTGGTTGTCTTCAAGTCCCTCACCACCACACACCACCTGATGGTCTATGGCAATGAG AGATTTATACAATATCTGGCTTCAAGGAACACACTATTCAACCTCAGCAATTTTTTGGACAAAAGTGGCCTACAAG GCTATGATATGTCAACGTTCATCAGGCGGTATAGCCGTTACCTGAATGAGAAGGCTGTGTCCTACAGACAAGTTGCTTTTGACTTCACTAAAGTGAAAAGAGG GTCTGATGGTGTGATGAGGACCATGAACACAGAGAAGCTCCTCAAGACCATCCCTATTATCCAAAATCAGATGGATGTGCTACTTGATTTCAAT GTCAATGCCAATGAACTAACAAACGGTGTGATCAACGCAGCCTTCATGCTTCTGTTCAAAGATGCGATCCGACTGTTTGCAGCCTACAATGAGGGCATAATCAACCTGCTGG AAAAATACTTTGACATGAAGAAAGTCCAGTGCAAAGAAGGTCTTGACATCTATAAGAAATTCCTCACACGGATGACAAGAATCTCAGAGTTTCTCAAAGTTGCAGAG CAAGTGGGAATTGATCGAGGAGACATCCCAGATCTGTCTCAG GCCCCCAGCAGCCTGCTGGATGCCCTGGAGCAGCACTTGGCCTCTTTAGAAGGAAAGAAAGTGAAAGACTCGACAGCAGCCAGCAG GGCCAGCACCCTCTCCAACGCTGTCTCCTCTCTGGCCAACACCGGCATATCCTTCACCAAAGTGGACGAGAGGGAAAAACAGGCAGCCCTGGAGGAAGAGCAGGCTCGCCTAAAAGCTCTAAAA GAGCAGCGTCTGAAAGAACTCCAGAAGAATCCTGCCATGGCGACCACAGACTCCTCCCCTGTCTCTACGGTGGGTGGGACCATCAACTCAAATCCTGCCATCGACCTCTTCTCCACCCCTAGCTCCAATAACGG CACCTCCAAGGCAGCCAATGACCTGCTGGACCTGCAGCCAGCCTTCCAGCAGCCACTGCCTCTCTCCACAGCCAACACATGGGGAG GGTTTACAGCCTCCCCAACGCCCCAGCAGCCACAGAACTCTCGAGGCCTTAATGTCGACTTTGACTCTGTATTTGGCAACAACACCAACGCCAACAACCTGGATTCTACAG TGGCATCTTCACCCAATCAGGGCTTGACCCCCAACGGCCAGCAGCCCAACAAGCTGGTGTCCAATGACCTGGACTCCTCACTGGCCAATCTTGTAGGCA ATCTGGGAATTGGCAACGGCACAGCAAAGAA TGATCTTCACTGGAGTCAGCCCGGTGAGAAGAAGCTCACGGGTGGCACCAACTGGCAACCCAAAACGGCTCCTTCCACCACTTGGAACCCGGCAACCATG GCACCATCTGTCATGGCCTTCCCTGCAACCACACCGACAGGCATGATGGCATATGCGATG CCCCCACATATGGGCTCTATGATGATGTCGACACAGCCCACTATGATGTACACCCAGCCTGTGATGAGGCCGGCCAACCCCTTTGGTCCCGCCCCCGGTGCACAG
- the picalma gene encoding phosphatidylinositol binding clathrin assembly protein a isoform X18, translating into MSGQSITDRITAAQHSVTGSAISKTVCKATTHEVMGPKKKHLDYLIQCTNEMNVNIPQLADTLFERTTNTSWVVVFKSLTTTHHLMVYGNERFIQYLASRNTLFNLSNFLDKSGLQGYDMSTFIRRYSRYLNEKAVSYRQVAFDFTKVKRGSDGVMRTMNTEKLLKTIPIIQNQMDVLLDFNVNANELTNGVINAAFMLLFKDAIRLFAAYNEGIINLLEKYFDMKKVQCKEGLDIYKKFLTRMTRISEFLKVAEQVGIDRGDIPDLSQAPSSLLDALEQHLASLEGKKVKDSTAASRASTLSNAVSSLANTGISFTKVDEREKQAALEEEQARLKALKEQRLKELQKNPAMATTDSSPVSTVGGTINSNPAIDLFSTPSSNNGTSKAANDLLDLQPAFQQPLPLSTANTWGGFTASPTPQQPQNSRGLNVDFDSVFGNNTNANNLDSTGGILKPTVASSPNQGLTPNGQQPNKLVSNDLDSSLANLVGNLGIGNGTAKNDLHWSQPGEKKLTGGTNWQPKTAPSTTWNPATMAPSVMAFPATTPTGMMAYAMPPHMGSMMMSTQPTMMYTQPVMRPANPFGPAPGAQMQFM; encoded by the exons ACTTGATTCAGTGCACAAATGAGATGAATGTGAACATCCCTCAGCTGGCTGACACACTGTTTGAGAGGACCACCAACACCAGCTGGGTGGTTGTCTTCAAGTCCCTCACCACCACACACCACCTGATGGTCTATGGCAATGAG AGATTTATACAATATCTGGCTTCAAGGAACACACTATTCAACCTCAGCAATTTTTTGGACAAAAGTGGCCTACAAG GCTATGATATGTCAACGTTCATCAGGCGGTATAGCCGTTACCTGAATGAGAAGGCTGTGTCCTACAGACAAGTTGCTTTTGACTTCACTAAAGTGAAAAGAGG GTCTGATGGTGTGATGAGGACCATGAACACAGAGAAGCTCCTCAAGACCATCCCTATTATCCAAAATCAGATGGATGTGCTACTTGATTTCAAT GTCAATGCCAATGAACTAACAAACGGTGTGATCAACGCAGCCTTCATGCTTCTGTTCAAAGATGCGATCCGACTGTTTGCAGCCTACAATGAGGGCATAATCAACCTGCTGG AAAAATACTTTGACATGAAGAAAGTCCAGTGCAAAGAAGGTCTTGACATCTATAAGAAATTCCTCACACGGATGACAAGAATCTCAGAGTTTCTCAAAGTTGCAGAG CAAGTGGGAATTGATCGAGGAGACATCCCAGATCTGTCTCAG GCCCCCAGCAGCCTGCTGGATGCCCTGGAGCAGCACTTGGCCTCTTTAGAAGGAAAGAAAGTGAAAGACTCGACAGCAGCCAGCAG GGCCAGCACCCTCTCCAACGCTGTCTCCTCTCTGGCCAACACCGGCATATCCTTCACCAAAGTGGACGAGAGGGAAAAACAGGCAGCCCTGGAGGAAGAGCAGGCTCGCCTAAAAGCTCTAAAA GAGCAGCGTCTGAAAGAACTCCAGAAGAATCCTGCCATGGCGACCACAGACTCCTCCCCTGTCTCTACGGTGGGTGGGACCATCAACTCAAATCCTGCCATCGACCTCTTCTCCACCCCTAGCTCCAATAACGG CACCTCCAAGGCAGCCAATGACCTGCTGGACCTGCAGCCAGCCTTCCAGCAGCCACTGCCTCTCTCCACAGCCAACACATGGGGAG GGTTTACAGCCTCCCCAACGCCCCAGCAGCCACAGAACTCTCGAGGCCTTAATGTCGACTTTGACTCTGTATTTGGCAACAACACCAACGCCAACAACCTGGATTCTACAG gtggCATCCTGAAACCTACAGTGGCATCTTCACCCAATCAGGGCTTGACCCCCAACGGCCAGCAGCCCAACAAGCTGGTGTCCAATGACCTGGACTCCTCACTGGCCAATCTTGTAGGCA ATCTGGGAATTGGCAACGGCACAGCAAAGAA TGATCTTCACTGGAGTCAGCCCGGTGAGAAGAAGCTCACGGGTGGCACCAACTGGCAACCCAAAACGGCTCCTTCCACCACTTGGAACCCGGCAACCATG GCACCATCTGTCATGGCCTTCCCTGCAACCACACCGACAGGCATGATGGCATATGCGATG CCCCCACATATGGGCTCTATGATGATGTCGACACAGCCCACTATGATGTACACCCAGCCTGTGATGAGGCCGGCCAACCCCTTTGGTCCCGCCCCCGGTGCACAG
- the picalma gene encoding phosphatidylinositol binding clathrin assembly protein a isoform X16: MSGQSITDRITAAQHSVTGSAISKTVCKATTHEVMGPKKKHLDYLIQCTNEMNVNIPQLADTLFERTTNTSWVVVFKSLTTTHHLMVYGNERFIQYLASRNTLFNLSNFLDKSGLQGYDMSTFIRRYSRYLNEKAVSYRQVAFDFTKVKRGSDGVMRTMNTEKLLKTIPIIQNQMDVLLDFNVNANELTNGVINAAFMLLFKDAIRLFAAYNEGIINLLEKYFDMKKVQCKEGLDIYKKFLTRMTRISEFLKVAEQVGIDRGDIPDLSQAPSSLLDALEQHLASLEGKKVKDSTAASRASTLSNAVSSLANTGISFTKVDEREKQAALEEEQARLKALKEQRLKELQKNPAMATTDSSPVSTVGGTINSNPAIDLFSTPSSNNGTSKAANDLLDLQPAFQQPLPLSTANTWGGFTASPTPQQPQNSRGLNVDFDSVFGNNTNANNLDSTGGILKPTVASSPNQGLTPNGQQPNKLVSNDLDSSLANLVGNLGIGNGTAKNDLHWSQPGEKKLTGGTNWQPKTAPSTTWNPATMNSMNFPQYAPSVMAFPATTPTGMMAYAMPPHMGSMMMSTQPTMMYTQPVMRPANPFGPAPGAQMQFM, from the exons ACTTGATTCAGTGCACAAATGAGATGAATGTGAACATCCCTCAGCTGGCTGACACACTGTTTGAGAGGACCACCAACACCAGCTGGGTGGTTGTCTTCAAGTCCCTCACCACCACACACCACCTGATGGTCTATGGCAATGAG AGATTTATACAATATCTGGCTTCAAGGAACACACTATTCAACCTCAGCAATTTTTTGGACAAAAGTGGCCTACAAG GCTATGATATGTCAACGTTCATCAGGCGGTATAGCCGTTACCTGAATGAGAAGGCTGTGTCCTACAGACAAGTTGCTTTTGACTTCACTAAAGTGAAAAGAGG GTCTGATGGTGTGATGAGGACCATGAACACAGAGAAGCTCCTCAAGACCATCCCTATTATCCAAAATCAGATGGATGTGCTACTTGATTTCAAT GTCAATGCCAATGAACTAACAAACGGTGTGATCAACGCAGCCTTCATGCTTCTGTTCAAAGATGCGATCCGACTGTTTGCAGCCTACAATGAGGGCATAATCAACCTGCTGG AAAAATACTTTGACATGAAGAAAGTCCAGTGCAAAGAAGGTCTTGACATCTATAAGAAATTCCTCACACGGATGACAAGAATCTCAGAGTTTCTCAAAGTTGCAGAG CAAGTGGGAATTGATCGAGGAGACATCCCAGATCTGTCTCAG GCCCCCAGCAGCCTGCTGGATGCCCTGGAGCAGCACTTGGCCTCTTTAGAAGGAAAGAAAGTGAAAGACTCGACAGCAGCCAGCAG GGCCAGCACCCTCTCCAACGCTGTCTCCTCTCTGGCCAACACCGGCATATCCTTCACCAAAGTGGACGAGAGGGAAAAACAGGCAGCCCTGGAGGAAGAGCAGGCTCGCCTAAAAGCTCTAAAA GAGCAGCGTCTGAAAGAACTCCAGAAGAATCCTGCCATGGCGACCACAGACTCCTCCCCTGTCTCTACGGTGGGTGGGACCATCAACTCAAATCCTGCCATCGACCTCTTCTCCACCCCTAGCTCCAATAACGG CACCTCCAAGGCAGCCAATGACCTGCTGGACCTGCAGCCAGCCTTCCAGCAGCCACTGCCTCTCTCCACAGCCAACACATGGGGAG GGTTTACAGCCTCCCCAACGCCCCAGCAGCCACAGAACTCTCGAGGCCTTAATGTCGACTTTGACTCTGTATTTGGCAACAACACCAACGCCAACAACCTGGATTCTACAG gtggCATCCTGAAACCTACAGTGGCATCTTCACCCAATCAGGGCTTGACCCCCAACGGCCAGCAGCCCAACAAGCTGGTGTCCAATGACCTGGACTCCTCACTGGCCAATCTTGTAGGCA ATCTGGGAATTGGCAACGGCACAGCAAAGAA TGATCTTCACTGGAGTCAGCCCGGTGAGAAGAAGCTCACGGGTGGCACCAACTGGCAACCCAAAACGGCTCCTTCCACCACTTGGAACCCGGCAACCATG AACAGCATGAATTTCCCACAATAC GCACCATCTGTCATGGCCTTCCCTGCAACCACACCGACAGGCATGATGGCATATGCGATG CCCCCACATATGGGCTCTATGATGATGTCGACACAGCCCACTATGATGTACACCCAGCCTGTGATGAGGCCGGCCAACCCCTTTGGTCCCGCCCCCGGTGCACAG